From a region of the Planctomycetota bacterium genome:
- a CDS encoding PilZ domain-containing protein produces MSDRRDGGARHAADLPAKLCDERSARFYPCRVRDVSSGGFRLVVPPTFSAKPGAELFLHVADGKSGVTQRVDMRPVRVAWRMQIEDHGGYAIGVERTDMEQMSGVRKVSTRALAA; encoded by the coding sequence GTGAGCGACCGTCGAGATGGCGGTGCGCGGCACGCGGCCGACCTGCCGGCCAAGCTCTGCGATGAGCGATCGGCCCGGTTCTACCCGTGCCGGGTACGCGATGTGTCGTCGGGTGGTTTCCGGCTCGTCGTACCGCCGACGTTCTCGGCCAAACCCGGAGCGGAGCTCTTCCTGCACGTCGCCGACGGAAAATCCGGCGTGACCCAACGGGTGGACATGCGACCGGTCCGGGTGGCTTGGCGGATGCAGATCGAGGACCACGGCGGATACGCGATCGGCGTGGAGCGGACCGACATGGAGCAAATGAGCGGGGTGCGGAAAGTTTCCACCCGTGCCCTCGCGGCGTAA
- the leuS gene encoding leucine--tRNA ligase, with protein MAYNHTTVEQKWQAYWDEHGTDAALDPEQANGAPGVYVLDMFPYPSGAGLHVGHVENYAATDIYSRYLRMRGYNVMHPTGFDAFGLPAEQYAIKTGNHPAEFTQKNIQHFIAQTKRVGFSYDWDRVVDTTEPKYFKWTQWMFLQLYNSYFDPIDNKAKPIEELRNALLADNLVIAPDGSLVENPTQEGMEAISGVGHLFTRFTELPEDQQRTVIDDHRLAYIAEVPVNWCPKLGTVLANEEVIDGKSEVGGFPVERRPLKQWMLRITAYADRLLSDLDTLEWSESLKTMQREWIGRSEGAVVDFDVAGERPDGATISVFTTRPDTLFGATYMVLAPEHPLVDRITTPEQKAAVDAYVKEAAGKSERDRQTETKTKTGVFTGVHAVNPVNGHEIPIYVADYVLMGYGTGAIMAVPAHDQRDFEFATQFELPIVQVVKAPDNFDAATAAYTGDGVAINSQFLNGKTVDAAKSAMIDWLEENDHGRRRVQYKLRDWLFSRQRYWGEPFPIVYDELGNHHALPESHLPVELPTLEDFEPTGDPAGPLVKAKDWLDVEIDGKTYRRETNTMPQWAGSCWYYLRFLDPHNDETFATKEKQDYWMPVDLYVGGVEHAVLHLLYARFWHKVLFDLGHVTTAEPFKRLVNQGLILGEMEYHRFDVSVDELKDVKEEASDGGKQFVGYRKDNGERMIATRIDADDVDKVGSDHVLKSDPNHKIDARSFKMSKSRGNVADPDVIIREYGADALRLYVMYLGPLEQQKPWNTRDIIGMTRFLRSVHRNLVGDEENNVTATIEKTDVPDELDRQLHKATAKVQDDLEHLRFNTAIAELIKLNNAFGKLDVIPHAAAERFVKLLAPFAPHLAEELYRALGFTETVTRAPWPSYDKAKLKDASIEIPVQVLGKLRDKITIDAEAGKDATLAAARGAEKVAPLLEGKTVVKEIYVPGRLVNFVVK; from the coding sequence ATGGCCTACAACCACACGACGGTCGAGCAGAAATGGCAAGCCTACTGGGACGAGCACGGCACCGACGCCGCCCTTGATCCCGAGCAGGCCAACGGTGCGCCCGGCGTGTATGTCCTGGACATGTTTCCCTACCCGTCCGGGGCGGGCCTGCACGTGGGCCATGTCGAGAACTACGCGGCCACCGACATCTACAGCCGCTACCTCCGCATGCGCGGCTACAACGTCATGCACCCCACCGGCTTCGACGCCTTCGGCCTGCCCGCCGAGCAATACGCCATCAAGACCGGCAACCACCCCGCCGAGTTCACCCAGAAAAACATCCAGCACTTCATCGCCCAGACCAAACGCGTGGGCTTTTCCTACGACTGGGACCGCGTGGTCGACACGACCGAACCGAAGTACTTCAAGTGGACGCAGTGGATGTTCCTGCAGCTCTACAACAGCTACTTCGACCCGATCGACAACAAGGCAAAGCCGATCGAGGAACTGCGCAACGCCCTGCTCGCGGACAACCTCGTGATCGCGCCCGACGGGTCGCTCGTGGAGAACCCGACGCAGGAAGGCATGGAAGCGATCAGCGGCGTGGGGCATCTGTTCACGCGTTTCACCGAACTGCCCGAGGACCAACAGCGGACCGTCATCGACGACCATCGCCTGGCGTACATCGCCGAGGTCCCGGTGAACTGGTGCCCGAAGCTCGGCACGGTGCTGGCCAACGAGGAAGTCATCGACGGCAAGAGCGAAGTGGGTGGCTTCCCCGTCGAACGCCGGCCGCTCAAGCAGTGGATGCTGCGCATCACCGCCTACGCCGACCGGCTGCTTTCGGACCTGGACACGCTCGAATGGAGCGAGTCGCTCAAAACGATGCAGCGCGAGTGGATCGGCCGCAGCGAAGGCGCGGTCGTCGACTTCGACGTCGCCGGCGAACGGCCCGACGGAGCGACGATCAGCGTGTTCACCACCCGCCCGGACACGCTCTTCGGCGCGACCTACATGGTGCTCGCCCCCGAGCATCCACTGGTGGATCGGATCACCACGCCCGAGCAGAAAGCCGCCGTCGACGCGTACGTCAAGGAAGCCGCCGGCAAGAGCGAACGCGACCGCCAGACCGAGACCAAAACCAAGACCGGCGTCTTCACCGGCGTCCACGCGGTCAACCCCGTCAACGGCCACGAGATCCCGATCTACGTCGCCGACTACGTACTCATGGGCTACGGCACCGGCGCGATCATGGCTGTGCCCGCCCACGACCAGCGCGACTTCGAGTTCGCCACGCAGTTCGAGTTGCCGATCGTGCAGGTCGTCAAAGCGCCCGACAACTTCGACGCCGCCACGGCCGCCTACACCGGCGACGGCGTCGCGATCAACTCGCAGTTCCTCAACGGCAAGACCGTCGATGCCGCGAAGTCTGCGATGATCGACTGGCTGGAAGAGAACGATCACGGCCGACGGCGGGTGCAGTACAAGCTGCGTGATTGGCTCTTCTCACGTCAACGCTACTGGGGCGAGCCGTTCCCGATCGTGTACGACGAACTCGGCAACCACCACGCCCTGCCCGAGTCGCACCTGCCCGTCGAGCTGCCGACACTGGAGGACTTCGAGCCCACCGGCGACCCGGCCGGCCCGCTGGTCAAAGCGAAGGACTGGCTCGACGTCGAGATCGACGGCAAGACCTATCGCCGCGAGACCAACACGATGCCGCAGTGGGCGGGCTCGTGCTGGTACTACCTGCGCTTCCTCGACCCGCACAACGACGAGACGTTCGCGACCAAGGAGAAGCAGGACTACTGGATGCCCGTCGACCTCTACGTCGGCGGCGTCGAGCACGCGGTCCTGCACCTGCTCTACGCGCGGTTCTGGCACAAAGTCCTCTTCGACCTCGGCCACGTCACCACCGCCGAGCCGTTCAAGCGGCTGGTCAACCAGGGGCTGATCCTCGGCGAGATGGAGTACCACCGCTTCGACGTGAGCGTCGATGAACTCAAGGACGTCAAGGAAGAAGCCTCCGACGGCGGCAAGCAGTTCGTCGGCTACCGCAAGGACAACGGCGAGCGCATGATCGCAACGCGCATCGACGCCGACGACGTCGACAAGGTCGGCAGCGACCACGTGCTCAAGTCCGACCCGAACCACAAGATCGACGCACGCAGCTTCAAGATGTCCAAGTCGCGCGGCAACGTCGCCGACCCCGACGTCATCATCCGTGAGTACGGTGCCGACGCCCTGCGGCTTTACGTCATGTACCTCGGCCCGCTCGAACAGCAGAAGCCGTGGAACACCCGCGACATCATCGGAATGACGCGCTTCCTCCGCAGCGTCCACCGCAATCTCGTCGGCGACGAGGAGAACAACGTCACCGCGACGATCGAGAAGACCGACGTCCCCGACGAACTCGACCGGCAACTCCACAAGGCGACCGCGAAAGTTCAGGACGACCTGGAGCATCTCCGCTTCAACACCGCCATCGCGGAGTTGATCAAACTCAACAACGCTTTCGGCAAGCTGGATGTCATTCCCCACGCCGCGGCGGAGCGGTTCGTGAAGCTGCTCGCCCCCTTCGCGCCCCACCTGGCCGAGGAGCTTTACCGTGCGCTGGGCTTCACCGAGACCGTCACCCGCGCGCCGTGGCCGAGCTACGACAAAGCCAAACTCAAGGACGCGAGCATCGAGATCCCGGTGCAGGTGCTGGGCAAACTGCGGGACAAGATCACCATCGACGCCGAAGCCGGCAAGGATGCGACACTCGCTGCCGCCCGCGGGGCCGAGAAGGTCGCCCCGCTGCTCGAAGGCAAGACGGTCGTGAAGGAGATCTACGTCCCGGGGCGGCTGGTGAATTTTGTGGTGAAGTGA
- the cyaB gene encoding class IV adenylate cyclase gives MPVEIEAKMRAPDLDAARGKLRDAGATRLGEVMETNMFFDTEDRELTAGDNGLRLRRKKTENGTEKFVVTFKGPRINSEIKQREELEFGVTDGPASRKLFEKLGFKMMLCFEKLRESWTFAGCTVELDTLPHIGTFVEIEGPDEQTVLDTRSKLGFDDLPLVNVAYSAMVHDHLRETEPGKRELVFE, from the coding sequence ATGCCCGTAGAAATCGAAGCCAAGATGCGTGCCCCGGACCTCGACGCGGCCCGCGGCAAACTCCGGGACGCCGGCGCGACCCGCCTCGGCGAGGTCATGGAGACCAACATGTTCTTCGACACCGAGGACCGTGAACTCACCGCCGGCGACAACGGCCTGCGCCTGCGCCGCAAGAAGACCGAGAACGGCACCGAGAAGTTCGTCGTCACCTTCAAGGGGCCACGCATCAACAGCGAGATCAAGCAGCGCGAGGAGTTGGAGTTTGGCGTCACCGACGGCCCGGCCTCGCGAAAGCTCTTCGAAAAGCTCGGGTTCAAGATGATGCTCTGCTTCGAGAAGCTCCGCGAATCGTGGACCTTCGCCGGCTGCACCGTCGAACTCGACACCCTCCCGCACATCGGCACCTTCGTCGAGATCGAGGGACCCGACGAGCAAACCGTGCTCGACACCCGCAGCAAACTTGGCTTCGACGACCTGCCCCTGGTCAACGTCGCCTACAGCGCGATGGTCCACGACCACCTGCGGGAAACCGAGCCCGGCAAAAGAGAACTCGTCTTCGAATAG
- a CDS encoding FAD-binding oxidoreductase: MPDGTLAVMAGKPISRRDAMVAAAAFTVCGCSRVETDRRRTSAGVVVNDVHAQISRTAMREVVEPATVDAVADVLSKGNVSVGGGRYCAGGQPFLTMGRLLDTRKLDDVVVVNPERGTITVQAGIRWTALMEAINADAPGWAIRQKQSGAQRVTLGGTLAVNAHGRCLTAPPIVDDIESIDVLIDGKLVRCSRIENADRFARVIGGYGLFGVMTAVTLKLVPRVKQMLRVEVVPIDEAVARLDEAAARGATHGDFQYNVDDTSADFLKRGLLVTYEAADDADPVRSVGAGNFTQLATLAHVDKPRAWALYRQQMLTASGAVNWNDAWQVAEYDEHYHRHVESAIGAPPGSEVLSEMFVPRESLSVLLGVMAAIVRRRGANIIYGNVRLIEPDTVTRLPWARGRYACVVFNQHIDQTLMSIALARDTFRDILDAVLELGGTFYLAHHTFAAGSQVDAAYPGLRQHLASADGGVRSDWLEKMSG, from the coding sequence ATGCCCGACGGTACCCTCGCCGTGATGGCGGGCAAACCTATCAGTCGACGTGACGCGATGGTTGCTGCGGCGGCGTTTACGGTTTGCGGTTGCTCGCGTGTCGAAACGGATCGCCGTCGAACTTCCGCCGGTGTGGTCGTCAACGACGTTCACGCGCAGATCAGCCGAACGGCAATGCGCGAGGTGGTCGAGCCGGCCACGGTCGACGCGGTGGCCGATGTGTTGTCGAAAGGCAACGTCAGCGTCGGCGGCGGGCGCTACTGCGCGGGTGGGCAGCCCTTTCTCACAATGGGGCGCTTGCTCGATACGCGCAAGCTCGACGACGTTGTCGTCGTCAATCCAGAACGCGGCACGATCACCGTCCAGGCCGGCATCCGTTGGACCGCGCTGATGGAGGCGATTAACGCCGACGCGCCTGGCTGGGCGATTCGGCAGAAACAAAGCGGTGCGCAACGCGTGACGTTGGGCGGCACGCTCGCGGTCAACGCTCACGGTCGGTGCCTCACCGCACCACCGATCGTTGACGACATCGAGTCGATCGACGTTCTGATCGATGGCAAGCTCGTGCGCTGCTCGCGCATTGAAAACGCCGATCGTTTCGCGCGCGTGATCGGTGGTTACGGGCTCTTTGGTGTTATGACCGCGGTGACGCTCAAGCTGGTGCCGCGGGTGAAGCAGATGCTGCGTGTGGAAGTCGTGCCGATCGATGAAGCGGTCGCACGCCTCGACGAAGCTGCGGCGCGCGGTGCGACCCACGGCGATTTTCAGTACAATGTCGACGACACCTCCGCCGACTTCTTGAAGCGAGGTCTGCTCGTGACCTATGAGGCGGCTGACGATGCCGACCCGGTTCGATCAGTCGGTGCGGGGAACTTCACCCAGTTGGCGACCCTGGCGCACGTCGACAAGCCCAGAGCGTGGGCGCTTTACCGCCAACAGATGTTGACCGCGTCGGGGGCGGTGAACTGGAACGACGCCTGGCAGGTCGCCGAGTATGACGAGCACTACCACCGTCATGTCGAGTCGGCGATCGGAGCGCCGCCTGGGTCTGAAGTACTCTCGGAGATGTTCGTGCCGCGTGAGTCGTTGTCGGTTTTGCTCGGCGTGATGGCGGCGATCGTGCGTCGGCGCGGGGCGAACATCATCTATGGCAACGTCCGCCTCATCGAGCCCGATACCGTGACGCGCTTGCCGTGGGCGCGGGGTCGATACGCGTGCGTCGTGTTCAACCAGCACATCGATCAAACGCTAATGAGTATCGCTTTAGCCCGGGACACGTTCCGCGACATACTTGATGCGGTGCTGGAGCTAGGCGGGACGTTTTACCTCGCCCACCATACTTTCGCGGCCGGATCACAGGTCGATGCCGCTTACCCCGGTCTGCGACAACACCTTGCCTCGGCCGATGGCGGCGTACGCAGCGATTGGCTCGAAAAGATGTCCGGCTGA
- a CDS encoding DegT/DnrJ/EryC1/StrS family aminotransferase: MPTVTLPHDDAERWPVLTDEDESAVLEILRDGDLTTHPVTQALEADYRNYFGTTHALAHCNGTTALMAAFFALDLQSGDEVIVPSATWWSSALPMLWLGALPIFTDCESDRLGLCPSDVEAKITPRTKAIVVVHLWGMPARMTELLDIAKRHGLAVIEDASHAHGARWNDRPVGTLGDIGVFSLHGHKLAPAGEGGMLLTDNNAFFERATLLGDVNRVYQLDSPAKRFAATGFGIKTRMAPLCAAVGRVQLKHLDTRNAERNANIMYLAQRLEPLGIHTFQSPSHVERVYFEFLTLNNTSIQTQTLIERLQEEGCHVRTGRYPLLHQQPFFTEGHWAHIARLPQSITPPDYTQIRLPKIEGLIDKGLALPSFHRCEKGLLDQYATAFEKVIE, encoded by the coding sequence ATGCCCACCGTCACGCTTCCACACGACGACGCCGAACGTTGGCCCGTTCTCACCGATGAAGACGAGTCCGCGGTGCTCGAAATCCTGCGTGATGGCGACCTCACCACCCACCCGGTCACCCAGGCGCTCGAAGCCGATTACCGAAACTACTTTGGAACCACCCACGCACTCGCGCACTGCAACGGCACCACCGCGCTGATGGCGGCGTTCTTTGCATTGGACTTGCAGTCCGGCGACGAGGTGATCGTCCCAAGCGCGACGTGGTGGTCCAGCGCGCTGCCGATGCTCTGGCTCGGGGCGCTGCCCATCTTTACCGATTGCGAATCCGATCGGCTGGGGCTTTGCCCGAGCGACGTCGAAGCAAAGATCACACCACGCACCAAGGCAATCGTCGTCGTGCACCTATGGGGCATGCCCGCACGGATGACGGAACTGCTCGATATCGCCAAACGCCACGGACTGGCCGTCATCGAGGACGCGTCACACGCTCATGGCGCTCGCTGGAACGATCGGCCCGTCGGCACGCTCGGCGACATCGGCGTCTTCAGCCTTCACGGCCACAAACTCGCGCCCGCCGGCGAAGGCGGCATGTTGCTGACCGACAACAACGCGTTCTTCGAACGGGCCACACTCTTGGGCGACGTCAACCGCGTCTACCAACTCGACAGCCCCGCCAAACGCTTCGCCGCGACCGGCTTCGGGATCAAGACCCGCATGGCACCGCTCTGTGCCGCGGTCGGACGCGTCCAGTTGAAACACCTCGACACCCGCAACGCCGAGCGTAACGCCAACATCATGTATCTCGCCCAACGCCTCGAACCGCTGGGCATTCATACGTTCCAGTCACCGTCACACGTTGAGCGGGTTTACTTCGAGTTCCTCACGCTCAACAACACGTCAATTCAAACGCAAACGCTCATCGAGCGTCTGCAGGAAGAAGGCTGTCACGTCCGCACGGGGCGCTATCCGCTGTTGCACCAACAACCGTTCTTCACCGAGGGCCACTGGGCGCACATCGCCCGGCTCCCCCAAAGCATCACGCCACCGGATTACACGCAAATCCGGCTTCCGAAAATCGAAGGTCTCATCGACAAGGGCCTTGCGCTCCCGAGCTTCCACCGCTGCGAAAAAGGGCTGCTCGACCAGTATGCCACAGCGTTCGAGAAGGTGATTGAATAG
- a CDS encoding PEP-CTERM sorting domain-containing protein produces the protein MALPAIAFAGEEGDIGLRLNSAGQIETTLTAEGSGDFTGPTERVFVSELETEGLGEFDPVFSPLPPGVSVPTGNTPGFDSPDNTFAIGSEVGLDIFTPSVLSDNFVGYDPIADAFTTVPDGTGVQFFFSSPSALARTTEPVASTDLLLPVFDGSSPSDETGPGRWHRHYVISIFGGIDDTSGDLLAPAGGVYVLEFDVITTDPSVLDSEPTFVVFGVGEEGIDFEDADLDAAVALVEATIPEPASLGLLGLAGLGLMRRRK, from the coding sequence GTGGCACTTCCCGCCATCGCTTTCGCTGGCGAGGAAGGCGATATCGGCCTGCGGCTCAACTCCGCCGGCCAGATCGAAACGACCCTGACCGCCGAAGGTTCGGGTGACTTTACCGGCCCGACCGAGCGGGTTTTCGTCTCCGAACTGGAGACCGAAGGACTCGGCGAGTTCGATCCCGTCTTCAGCCCGCTGCCCCCCGGTGTGTCTGTTCCCACCGGCAACACTCCCGGCTTCGACTCGCCCGACAACACGTTCGCCATCGGCAGCGAGGTCGGGCTCGACATCTTCACGCCGAGCGTGCTGAGCGATAACTTCGTCGGCTACGACCCCATCGCTGACGCGTTCACCACCGTGCCGGATGGGACCGGCGTCCAGTTCTTCTTCTCCAGCCCGTCCGCTTTGGCTCGCACCACCGAGCCGGTTGCCAGCACGGACCTGCTTCTGCCCGTCTTCGACGGCAGCAGCCCCAGCGATGAGACGGGCCCGGGTCGCTGGCACCGTCACTACGTCATCAGCATCTTCGGTGGCATCGACGACACCAGCGGCGATCTGTTGGCCCCGGCCGGCGGCGTCTACGTGCTTGAGTTCGACGTCATCACCACCGACCCGTCGGTCCTTGATAGCGAACCGACGTTCGTCGTGTTCGGTGTTGGCGAGGAAGGCATCGACTTCGAAGATGCCGACCTCGACGCGGCCGTCGCGCTGGTCGAGGCGACCATCCCCGAGCCGGCCAGCCTTGGCCTGCTCGGCCTCGCGGGCCTGGGTCTGATGCGTCGCCGCAAGTAA
- a CDS encoding prepilin-type N-terminal cleavage/methylation domain-containing protein has protein sequence MNFYAGNQRGRQAFTLVELLVVIGIIALLIAILLPSLQAARNASKSVKCLSNMRQLAIAHTMYVSENGGYFVQPGLGHSGASTAAPTLFDPAQSTVPDDGTGHADEQGAWINTMRPYFTTTVLLRSPLDFSPHWEGEGLPVREDDGEPVWRRTSYGINTYLTGLVTDESGAPLYRRITQVKQSSATVHFLIMAYTGAFAAADHPHSESWGVPGFEDGAPFNASKEIQMNAHGGEVGDWQARSAYSFVDGHAEVTTFRDLWIGTEFDPSAPSLADRYKFINNFNPATAR, from the coding sequence ATGAATTTTTACGCAGGTAACCAGCGAGGGCGCCAAGCCTTCACGCTCGTGGAGCTTCTTGTTGTCATCGGCATCATCGCACTACTCATCGCGATTTTGTTGCCGTCGCTGCAAGCGGCCAGGAATGCCAGCAAGTCGGTCAAGTGTTTGTCGAACATGCGGCAACTCGCGATCGCTCACACCATGTATGTCAGTGAGAATGGCGGCTACTTCGTGCAACCAGGCTTGGGGCATAGTGGTGCATCCACTGCCGCGCCCACACTGTTCGACCCGGCACAGTCGACCGTCCCTGACGACGGCACCGGCCATGCCGACGAGCAGGGGGCATGGATCAACACCATGCGTCCGTACTTCACGACCACGGTGTTGCTTCGCTCGCCGCTGGACTTCAGTCCGCACTGGGAAGGCGAAGGTCTTCCCGTTCGCGAGGATGATGGTGAGCCGGTCTGGCGTCGCACGAGCTACGGCATCAACACCTACCTCACCGGTCTGGTGACCGATGAGTCGGGCGCGCCGCTCTACCGTCGCATTACACAGGTCAAGCAAAGCTCGGCCACGGTGCATTTCCTCATCATGGCCTACACGGGTGCTTTCGCCGCGGCGGACCACCCGCATAGTGAATCGTGGGGCGTGCCCGGCTTCGAGGACGGTGCACCGTTCAATGCGAGCAAAGAGATCCAGATGAACGCCCACGGCGGCGAAGTCGGCGACTGGCAGGCCCGAAGTGCCTACAGCTTCGTCGACGGCCACGCCGAGGTCACCACCTTCCGTGATCTTTGGATCGGGACCGAGTTCGATCCCTCGGCACCTTCGCTGGCGGATCGGTACAAGTTCATCAACAACTTCAATCCGGCGACCGCACGCTGA